One Citrobacter amalonaticus genomic window carries:
- a CDS encoding GNAT family N-acetyltransferase, with amino-acid sequence MSVADTLSDHDIAVRDALPDDVEAISSLYAWHVLNGRASFEETPPTIDEMRRRMRTVAQYGLPWLVALYRGVVVGYCYATQYRPRPAYRFTLEESIYVDASMTGRGIGSLLMQTLITRCEEGPWRQMVAVIGDGHSNPGSLRLHKKHGFEIAGQLRSVGYKKGDWRDTLIMQRPLNEGDWTLPE; translated from the coding sequence ATGTCTGTTGCCGATACGCTTTCTGATCACGATATCGCAGTGCGCGACGCGCTGCCCGACGACGTAGAGGCGATCTCCTCGTTATATGCGTGGCATGTGTTGAATGGTCGCGCCTCTTTTGAAGAAACGCCCCCGACAATCGATGAGATGCGCCGACGTATGCGTACGGTCGCGCAGTATGGTCTGCCGTGGCTGGTGGCGCTCTATCGCGGCGTGGTGGTCGGTTATTGCTACGCCACGCAGTATCGACCGCGCCCGGCCTATCGCTTTACCCTGGAAGAGTCAATTTATGTCGATGCCAGCATGACCGGACGCGGCATCGGCAGCCTGCTGATGCAGACGTTAATCACCCGCTGCGAGGAAGGGCCGTGGCGGCAGATGGTGGCGGTGATAGGTGACGGGCATAGCAATCCTGGCTCACTGCGGTTGCATAAGAAACACGGTTTCGAGATTGCCGGACAATTGCGTAGCGTCGGGTATAAGAAGGGAGACTGGCGGGATACGTTGATTATGCAGCGCCCACTCAACGAAGGTGACTGGACGCTGCCGGAGTAA